Proteins encoded within one genomic window of Candidatus Dormiibacterota bacterium:
- a CDS encoding M55 family metallopeptidase codes for MATRQRSSVSERNGVFISVDMEGMAGIVHLQQVIRGMPEYERSCRLMTAETNAAVAGARRAGATRFVVNDSHGDMRNFVLDELDEGVDVISGADKPYSMGAGLDPTFEVAFFVGYHASVGRERAIMDHTYGGRTVYALRINGRAQSEATLNAALAGTFGVRTGLITGDQATIEEAAVELPGIEGVVVKEALGRQAARSLHPAEARRRIEAGAYRAYSEQAGRPLYQPKGPFTLEIDWMNANMADLCVQLPEVERAGGRTVRYRTPDFQTCYRMLLALLVMATPAAYQYPRP; via the coding sequence TTGGCTACCAGGCAGCGAAGTTCCGTGTCGGAGCGCAACGGCGTGTTTATCTCCGTCGACATGGAGGGAATGGCCGGCATCGTGCACCTGCAACAGGTCATCCGTGGCATGCCGGAATACGAGCGGTCATGCAGATTGATGACGGCGGAGACAAACGCCGCGGTCGCCGGGGCGCGGCGCGCCGGCGCCACCCGCTTTGTGGTCAATGACTCGCATGGTGATATGCGCAATTTCGTCCTCGACGAGCTCGATGAGGGCGTGGACGTCATCAGCGGGGCGGACAAGCCCTACTCGATGGGGGCGGGGCTCGATCCGACGTTCGAGGTCGCCTTTTTCGTCGGCTATCACGCCTCGGTTGGACGCGAGCGCGCCATCATGGATCACACCTACGGCGGTCGCACCGTCTACGCACTGCGCATCAATGGTCGGGCCCAGAGCGAGGCGACCCTCAACGCGGCGCTCGCCGGTACCTTCGGGGTCCGCACCGGCCTGATCACGGGGGATCAGGCCACCATCGAGGAAGCCGCCGTGGAGCTACCCGGCATCGAAGGCGTCGTCGTCAAGGAGGCGCTCGGCCGCCAGGCTGCGCGTTCGCTGCACCCGGCCGAGGCCCGCCGGCGCATCGAGGCCGGTGCCTATCGCGCCTACTCCGAACAGGCCGGGCGGCCCCTCTATCAACCGAAGGGACCTTTCACGCTCGAAATCGACTGGATGAACGCCAACATGGCTGACCTTTGTGTCCAGCTCCCCGAGGTCGAGCGCGCTGGTGGGCGGACGGTCCGTTATCGAACACCCGATTTCCAGACGTGCTATCGGATGCTGCTGGCGCTCCTCGTCATGGCCACGCCCGCGGCCTACCAGTATCCACGCCCATGA